One Ricinus communis isolate WT05 ecotype wild-type chromosome 7, ASM1957865v1, whole genome shotgun sequence genomic region harbors:
- the LOC8267667 gene encoding probable pectin methylesterase CGR2 has protein sequence MSRRQVSSTRRFVDTGNFPFSGALQAKSRSSPFLSVALILLGAILLIAYAYGGHGIFASNKEAISKIEGDFSCTLEVQRTIPLLKKAYGDSMRKVLHVGPDTCSVVSQLLKEEETEAWGVEPYDTEDADANCKNSIRKGIVRVADIKFPLPYRTKSFSLVIVSDALDYLSPKYLNRTLPELARVAADGLVIYAGYPGQQRAKVAELSKFGRPAKMRSSSWWVRFFVQTSIEENETAMKKFEQAISKKSYKPTCQVFHLKPYH, from the exons ATGTCAAGGAGGCAAGTTAGCTCCACTCGTAGATTTGTGGACACAggaaattttcctttttcaggAGCACTTCAAGCTAAATCTCGTTCTTCTCCTTTCTTATCTGTTGCCCTTATCCTTCTG GGAGCAATCCTTCTTATCGCCTATGCTTATGGTGGTCATG GTATTTTTGCTAGCAATAAAGAAGCTATCAGTAAAATTGAAG GTGACTTTTCATGTACCCTAGAAGTCCAGAGAACCATTCCCCTTTTAAAGAAAGCATATGGTGACAGTATGCGCAAGGTTTTGCATGTGGGCCCTGATACTTGTTCAGTCGTCTCTCAATTgttgaaagaagaagaaactgaaGCATGGGGTGTTGAACCATATGATACAGAGGATGCAGATGCAAACTGCAAGAATTCTATCCGTAAAGGCATTGTTCGTGTCGCTGATATTAAGTTCCCTCTGCCTTACAGGACGAAGTCATTCTCTCTTGTTATTGTGTCAGATGCACTTGATTACCTATCCCCAAAATACCTGAACAGGACACTTCCAGAGTTGGCAAGGGTGGCTGCTGATGGTCTTGTTATTTATGCAG GTTACCCTGGACAACAGAGAGCTAAAGTTGCAGAATTGTCTAAATTTGGACGACCG GCCAAAATGAGGAGCTCGTCCTGGTGGGTTCGGTTTTTTGTCCAGACAAGcatagaagaaaatgaaactgcTATGAAGAAGTTTGAGCAGGCTATATCCAAGAAGTCATACAAGCCAACCTGCCAAGTGTTCCACTTGAAGCCATACCATTAG
- the LOC8267666 gene encoding pentatricopeptide repeat-containing protein At3g49710, protein MHQISWTLQTFRHLLKECIANKDLLIGKSLYTLYLKSLLPPSTYLSNHFIILYSKCNRLTLAHHAFNQNHEPNVFSFNVLLDAYAKKSLTHIARGLFDQIPQPDAISYNTLITAYADCGDSLNALYLFREMRETGIDMDGYTLSGVITACCNDVNLIRQLHCLAVNYGLDSYVSVKNSFVTYYGKNGFLEEAERVFYGIEIENRDQVSWNTMIVAYGRQREGFKALKLFQEMTHRGIDVDMYTLASVLTAFTCLEDLFGGLQFHANLIKTGFYRNCHVGSGLVDLYAKCGGGMLDCRKIFVEIREPDLVLWNTMISAYSLDEELSEETLDCFRRMQRAGFRPDDCSFVCVIRACSNLSSPSQGKQIHAMTVKSEIPSNQISVNNALVAMYSKCGNLQDARRLFDRMPEHNTVSFNSIIAGYAQHGIKTESLCLFEQMLEIGIAPTRITFISVLSACAHTGKVEEGRRYFDMMKEKFGIEPESEHYSCMIDVLGRAGKLQEAEELIEMMPFSPDSVGWAALLGACRTHGNMELAEKAANQFLQLEPTNATPYIMLANMYSSAGKWEEVTRVRKLMRARGVKKKPGCSWIELNKRIHVFVAEDRYHPMIKEINGYLEEMSMKMKQAGYVPNLRWALVKDDEIREGEKEFKISHHSEKLAVAFGLLSTKDGEPILVMKNLRICGDCHNAIKFISAIARRIITIRDTHRFHCFKEGQCSCGDYW, encoded by the coding sequence ATGCACCAAATCTCATGGACGCTTCAAACTTTTCGGCACCTTTTAAAGGAGTGCATAGCCAACAAAGACCTCCTAATAGGCAAATCGCTCTACACACTTTACCTCAAATCACTACTCCCTCCTTCAACTTACCTCTCCAATCATTTCATCATCCTTTACTCCAAGTGCAACCGCCTCACTCTTGCTCATCATGCCTTTAACCAAAACCATGAACCAAATGTCTTCTCTTTCAATGTTCTTCTCGATGCTTATGCTAAAAAATCTCTCACTCACATTGCACGTGGTTTGTTTGATCAAATTCCTCAACCGGATGCTATCTCCTATAACACCCTCATTACTGCTTATGCAGATTGTGGGGATAGTTTAAATGCTCTATACTTGTTTAGGGAAATGAGGGAGACGGGTATTGACATGGATGGGTATACTCTCTCGGGAGTGATTACTGCTTGTTGTAATGATGTGAATTTGATTAGGCAGTTACATTGTTTAGCTGTTAATTACGGGCTTGATTCTTATGTTTCTGTGAAGAATTCTTTTGTTACTTATTATGGTAAAAATGGGTTCTTGGAGGAGGCTGAAAGAGTGTTTTATGGGATAGAAATTGAGAATAGAGATCAAGTTTCTTGGAACACTATGATTGTGGCATATGGGCGGCAGAGAGAAGGTTTTAAAGCACTGAAATTGTTTCAAGAAATGACTCACAGAGGCATTGACGTTGACATGTATACTCTAGCAAGTGTTTTGACTGCATTTACATGCTTGGAGGATTTGTTTGGGGGGCTTCAGTTCCATGCTAATTTGATTAAAACTGGTTTTTACCGGAATTGTCATGTAGGTAGTGGTTTGGTTGATTTGTATGCAAAGTGTGGGGGTGGTATGTTAGACTGTAGGAAAATATTTGTAGAGATCCGTGAACCAGATTTGGTTCTCTGGAACACTATGATTTCTGCGTATTCTCTAGATGAGGAACTGTCTGAAGAGACTCTTGATTGTTTCAGACGGATGCAGCGTGCTGGTTTTCGGCCTGATGATTGTAGCTTTGTGTGTGTTATTAGGGCATGCTCTAATTTGTCATCTCCATCGCAGGGAAAACAGATTCATGCGATGACAGTGAAATCTGAGATCCCTTCAAATCAAATATCCGTAAATAATGCACTTGTTGCTATGTATTCAAAGTGTGGAAATCTTCAAGATGCTAGACGTTTATTTGATAGAATGCCGGAACATAATACGGTGTCATTCAATTCGATCATTGCAGGCTATGCACAACATGGAATTAAAACAGAATCACTTTGCCTTTTTGAACAAATGCTTGAGATTGGTATTGCCCCAACAAGAATAACCTTTATTTCTGTCCTTTCTGCTTGTGCGCACACTGGAAAGGTTGAGGAAGGAAGGAGGTATTTTGATATGATGAAAGAAAAGTTTGGTATTGAACCAGAATCAGAACACTATTCATGTATGATTGATGTTCTAGGTCGAGCTGGCAAGCTGCAGGAAGCTGAGGAGCTAATAGAGATGATGCCATTTAGCCCAGATTCTGTTGGTTGGGCTGCATTACTTGGTGCCTGCAGGACACATGGAAACATGGAGCTAGCAGAGAAGGCAGCAAATCAGTTTTTGCAGCTGGAACCTACAAACGCCACACCTTATATCATGCTTGCAAATATGTATTCCAGTGCCGGAAAATGGGAAGAGGTAACTAGAGTGAGAAAGCTTATGCGAGCTAGGGGTGTGAAAAAGAAACCAGGATGTAGTTGGATTGAGTTAAACAAGAGGATACATGTGTTTGTGGCTGAAGATAGATATCATccaatgataaaagaaataaatgggTACTTGGAGGAGATGTCAATGAAGATGAAGCAAGCTGGCTACGTGCCTAATTTGAGATGGGCTTTGGTTAAGGATGATGAAATAAGGGAAGGAGAGAAAGAGTTCAAGATAAGCCATCACAGCGAGAAACTAGCCGTGGCATTTGGACTGCTTTCAACAAAAGATGGGGAGCCAATACTCGTGATGAAAAACCTCAGAATTTGCGGGGATTGCCATAATGCAATCAAATTTATCTCTGCTATTGCCCGTAGAATCATTACTATCAGGGATACTCATAGATTTCATTGCTTCAAGGAAGGGCAATGCTCTTGTGGCGATTATTGGTGA